The DNA sequence CGAGTCACGGAGCGCGTCCCAGACGTAGTCACTCAGGATCGGCGGGTCCAGCGGCATCGTCGCTCGCATCGCCTGAAAGAAGGAGGACCGGTCGACGATGGTCGCCGGCAACACCCGCACGAGCACGCTGCAGGCGTCCGAGCTCCGAGGCCACGCCGAGTTCGCGACTTCCAGGAACACGCGCGCGACCGGCTCCAGTACGTCCGTCATCTCCACCGCCCGGTCGGATCGACGCACGATGATGCCCGTGCCGCCATGCCATCGGCGCGATCGCATTCTCGGAGTGGCGCGACGCGCCCGCTCGGCACGAC is a window from the Myxococcales bacterium genome containing:
- a CDS encoding barstar family protein, translated to MRRSDRAVEMTDVLEPVARVFLEVANSAWPRSSDACSVLVRVLPATIVDRSSFFQAMRATMPLDPPILSDYVWDALRDSLSQAVTDLGASHVLLVWPNAVVMEQRDPGEYAIATEMLDDIAATVADPQYVGGRTVCFRVLQVECAQV